A section of the Gallus gallus isolate bGalGal1 chromosome 4, bGalGal1.mat.broiler.GRCg7b, whole genome shotgun sequence genome encodes:
- the RBPMS gene encoding RNA-binding protein with multiple splicing, translating into MSSGAAEREGPAEPGLPEEEVRTLFVSGLPLDIKPRELYLLFRPFKGYEGSLIKLTSKQPVGFVSFDSRSEAEAAKNALNGIRFDPEIPQTLRLEFAKANTKMAKSKLVGTPNPSTPLPNTVPQFIAREPYELTVPALYPGSPEVWGPYPLYPAELAPALPPPAFTYPASLHAQMRWLPPSEAGSQGWKSRQFC; encoded by the exons ATGAGCAGCGGCGCCGCCGAGCGGGAGGGCCCCGCCGAGCCGGGCCTGCCCGAGGAGGAG GTGAGGACCCTGTTTGTCAGCGGCCTGCCCCTGGACATCAAGCCCCGCGAGCTCTACCTGCTCTTCAGGCCCTTCAAG GGCTACGAGGGGTCGCTTATCAAGCTCACCTCCAAGCAG CCCGTGGGGTTCGTGAGCTTCGACAGCCGCTCAGAGGCTGAGGCCGCCAAGAATGCACTGAAC GGCATCCGCTTCGACCCTGAGATCCCCCAGACGCTGCGGCTGGAGTTTGCCAAGGCCAACACCAAGATGGCCAAGAGCAAGCTGGTGGGCACCCCCAACCCCAGCACGCCCCTTCCCAACACCGTACCTCAGTTCATCGCCAGGGAGCCCT atgAGCTCACAGTGCCTGCACTTTACCCCGGCAGCCCTGAAGTGTGGGGGCCGTACCCTCTGTACCCAGCGGAGCTGGCGCCTGCTCTACCTCCTCCTGCGTTCACATACCCTGCTTCGCTGCATGCCCAG ATGCGCTGGCTCCCTCCCTCCGAGGCTGGGTCTCAGGGCTGGAAGTCCCGTCAGTTCTGCTGA
- the DCTN6 gene encoding dynactin subunit 6 — protein sequence MAEKAQKSVKIAPGAVVCVESEIRGDVTIGPRTVIHPKARIIAEAGPIVIGEGNLIEEQALIINGYPENITPETEEVEPKPMIIGTNNVFEVGCYSQAMKVGDNNVIESKAFVGRNVILTSGCIIGACCNVNTYEVIPENTVIYGADCLRRVQTERPQPQTLQLDFLMKILPNYHHLKKTMKAASTPVKS from the exons ATGGCGGAGAAGGCGCAGAAGAG CGTGAAGATCGCGCCGGGAGCTGTGGTGTGTGTGGAGAGCGAGATCCGCGGGGACGTCACCATCG GGCCGAGGACGGTGATACACCCGAAGGCCAGGATCATCGCGGAGGCAGGGCCCATTGTGATCGGGGAAGGCAACCTGATAGAGGAACAGGCGCTCATCATCAACGG GTACCCAGAAAACATCACGCCAGAAACAGAGGAGGTGGAGCCCAAGCCCATGATCATTGGCACCAACAATGTCTTTGAAGTCGGGTGCT ATTCACAGGCAATGAAAGTGGGAGATAACAATGTAATTGAATCCAAAG CATTCGTTGGCAGGAATGTGATCCTGACAAGTGGCTGCATCATCGGGGCCTGCTGCAACGTTAACACCTACGAGGTGATCCCTGAGAACACCGTCATCTACGGTGCCGACTGCCTTCGCCGTGTGCAGACCGAGCGGCCACAG CCCCAGACACTGCAGCTAGACTTCCTGATGAAAATCCTGCCCAATTACCATCACCTGAAGAAGACGATGAAGGCCGCATCCACACCTGTTAAGAGCTGA